One window of Pseudomonadota bacterium genomic DNA carries:
- a CDS encoding thiamine pyrophosphate-dependent enzyme encodes MRKVFAYTDGLTRLPTHYCPGCTHGVIHRVVGEVISELGLRERTVGVAPVGCSVLAYNYFNCDMFEASHGRAPAVATGAKRARPEIIVFTYQGDGDLASIGMAEIIHAANRGEKFTTIFVNNAIYGMTGGQMAPTTMPNQRATTCPAGRDVNEVGYPIRMAELIASLRTPAFVARVASHTPEATIRAKQVIKEAFEHQVAGECYGFVEVLSICPTNWGLSPRESSSWLEKEMVPYYPLGIKKRPDEIKGGAHGHN; translated from the coding sequence ACGGACGGGCTCACGAGGCTCCCGACCCACTACTGCCCGGGCTGCACGCACGGCGTGATCCACCGCGTGGTCGGCGAGGTGATCTCGGAGCTCGGCCTGCGGGAACGGACGGTGGGCGTGGCGCCGGTGGGCTGCTCGGTGCTCGCGTACAACTACTTCAACTGCGACATGTTCGAGGCGTCGCACGGCCGGGCGCCGGCGGTCGCGACCGGGGCCAAGCGCGCGCGGCCGGAGATCATCGTCTTCACCTACCAGGGCGACGGCGACCTCGCGTCGATCGGCATGGCGGAGATCATCCACGCGGCGAACCGCGGCGAGAAGTTCACGACGATCTTCGTCAACAACGCGATCTACGGCATGACCGGCGGCCAGATGGCGCCGACGACGATGCCCAACCAGCGGGCCACGACGTGCCCGGCCGGGAGGGACGTGAACGAGGTCGGCTACCCGATCCGCATGGCCGAGCTGATCGCGTCGCTCAGGACGCCCGCGTTCGTCGCGCGCGTCGCGTCCCACACGCCGGAGGCCACGATCCGCGCGAAGCAGGTCATCAAGGAGGCGTTCGAGCACCAGGTGGCGGGCGAGTGCTACGGGTTCGTCGAGGTGCTCTCGATCTGCCCGACGAACTGGGGCCTCTCGCCGCGCGAGTCGTCCTCCTGGCTCGAGAAGGAGATGGTTCCCTACTACCCGCTGGGCATCAAGAAGCGCCCGGACGAGATCAAGGGAGGCGCCCATGGCCACAACTGA
- a CDS encoding 2-oxoacid:acceptor oxidoreductase family protein, giving the protein MATTEVLMAGFGGQGMLLSGKLLAHAALEEGKEVSWLPSYGPEMRGGTANVTVCISDKKVGSPYITKPAALLVMNQPSLEKFGDKVKGGGFIVVNTSLIPIQANRDDCTVLYIDAAGIAAKAGTARAANLVMFGAYVGWSDVVSHDMCVQEIEKEFASKAKFIAANVAAFKAGYVEGAKLKGKKP; this is encoded by the coding sequence ATGGCCACAACTGAGGTCTTGATGGCGGGGTTCGGCGGCCAGGGGATGCTGCTGAGCGGCAAGCTGCTCGCGCACGCCGCCCTGGAGGAGGGCAAGGAGGTCAGCTGGCTGCCCTCCTACGGGCCGGAGATGCGGGGCGGCACGGCCAACGTCACGGTGTGCATCTCAGACAAGAAGGTCGGGTCGCCGTACATCACGAAGCCCGCCGCGCTGCTCGTCATGAACCAGCCGTCGCTCGAGAAGTTCGGCGACAAGGTCAAGGGGGGCGGCTTCATCGTCGTCAACACGTCGCTCATCCCGATCCAGGCGAACCGCGACGACTGCACCGTGCTGTACATCGATGCCGCCGGGATCGCCGCGAAGGCCGGCACGGCGCGCGCCGCGAACCTCGTCATGTTCGGCGCGTACGTCGGCTGGTCCGACGTCGTGTCGCACGACATGTGCGTGCAGGAGATCGAGAAGGAGTTCGCGAGCAAGGCGAAGTTCATCGCGGCGAACGTCGCGGCGTTCAAGGCGGGGTACGTCGAGGGTGCGAAGCTCAAGGGAAAGAAGCCCTGA